From the genome of Lotus japonicus ecotype B-129 chromosome 6, LjGifu_v1.2, one region includes:
- the LOC130723004 gene encoding pentatricopeptide repeat-containing protein At4g16390, chloroplastic-like, whose protein sequence is MVYDGDWTITTPRRVKTLKKTIKSCRKPNFTQVSLSSSPPNPTKTNVKTHSQCCLVFQESQKMAQSYPLCFSSSSSSSSSFHDCKRITPRTTSPSSSSSSCNLKLLYFPTSHNLFPLTQSKTHFSLQPLNSQLDAKLDNPDAKSPPSSKSRIWVNPRSPRAKQLLKKSYAATSSPLEKLAKSLDSCNPTEQQVSEMLVKGLGENVTEREAMIVLDNMVNPETALLAFEYFKQKIKPARHVVLYNVTLKLFREIKDFGRAEKLFDEMLQRGVKPNLITFSTLVACASTCSVPHKAVEWFEKMPSFECEPDDNLSASMIYVYARIGNVDMALSLYDRAKTEKWRVDTVAFSALIKMYGMSGNYDACLSVYSDMKVLGAKPNMVTYNNLLYAMGRAKRARDAKTIYEEMVKNGFSPNWPTYAALLQAYCRARCSEDALSVYKEMKEKGKDVDKVLYNMLFDMCAHFGNADEAMKIFADMKSSGDCQPDNFTYTSLINMYSCMGKVTEAEALLNEMIRCGFEPNILALTSLVHLYGKAKRADDVVKIFNQLLDLGISPDDRFCDCLLYVATQIPRQEELGKITACIEKAKPKLGSVVRYLTEEHEGDGDFRKEALELFNSIDDDVKKSLCNCLIDLCVSLDVPDKARDLLDLALKLEIYTDIQFRSQTRWCLHLKKLSLGAAMTALRVWINDLSKALESGEELPPVLGINTGIGKHNVSDKGLGSVLESYLKELNAPFHKATDKAGWFLTTYEAAKSWLQSRGSPKIVAALDSRVLEVPTVALPQ, encoded by the coding sequence ATGGTCTACGATGGAGATTGGACAATAACAACACCTAGACGAGTCAAAACGCTCAAAAAAACAATCAAATCCTGCCGCAAACCCAATTTCACACAGGTTTCCCTCTCCTCTTCCCCTCCAAATCCAACCAAAACAAATGTTAAGACTCACAGTCAGTGCTGTCTAGTGTTCCAAGAGTCACAGAAAATGGCTCAGTCTTACCCTctctgcttctcttcttcttcttcttcttcttcaagcttCCATGATTGCAAACGCATAACCCCTCGTACCACatccccttcttcttcttcttcttcttgcaaTCTCAAACTTCTCTACTTTCCAACTTCCCATAACCTCTTCCCTCTCACTCAATCCAAAACCCACTTCTCCTTGCAACCTCTCAATTCTCAACTCGATGCAAAACTCGACAACCCAGATGCAAAATCTCCACCTTCCTCGAAATCTCGCATCTGGGTCAATCCCAGAAGCCCCAGAGCCAAACAGCTTCTGAAGAAATCGTATGCTGCCACTTCTTCACCTCTCGAGAAGCTAGCCAAATCTCTCGACTCATGCAACCCCACCGAGCAACAAGTTTCTGAAATGTTGGTGAAGGGTTTAGGGGAAAATGTGACAGAACGTGAAGCAATGATTGTTCTGGATAACATGGTGAACCCCGAAACTGCGTTGCTTGCTTTTGAATACTTCAAGCAGAAGATTAAACCTGCTAGGCATGTTGTTCTTTATAATGTGACCCTCAAGTTGTTCAGGGAGATCAAGGATTTTGGGAGAGCAGAGAAGCTGTTTGATGAAATGCTTCAAAGAGGGGTTAAGCCGAATCTCATTACATTTTCAACTTTGGTTGCCTGTGCTTCCACGTGTTCTGTTCCGCATAAGGCTGTGGAGTGGTTTGAGAAGATGCCCTCTTTTGAGTGTGAGCCCGATGACAACTTGTCGGCGTCTATGATATATGTTTATGCGCGGATTGGTAATGTCGATATGGCTTTGAGCCTGTATGATCGCGCGAAGACGGAGAAGTGGCGTGTTGATACGGTGGCGTTCTCGGCGTTGATTAAGATGTATGGGATGTCGGGAAATTATGATGCGTGCTTAAGTGTTTACAGTGACATGAAGGTTCTTGGGGCTAAGCCTAACATGGTAACGTACAACAATCTGTTGTATGCCATGGGGAGAGCTAAGAGGGCCAGGGATGCCAAAACTATATATGAGGAGATGGTAAAGAATGGATTTTCACCTAATTGGCCAACCTATGCAGCTCTCTTGCAAGCCTATTGTAGGGCGCGATGTAGTGAAGATGCTCTAAGTGTGTATAAGGAAATGAAGGAAAAGGGCAAGGATGTGGATAAAGTTCTTTATAACATGCTCTTTGACATGTGTGCTCATTTTGGCAATGCAGATGAAGCTATGAAAATATTTGCAGACATGAAAAGTTCTGGGGATTGCCAGCCAGACAATTTCACATACACATCTTTAATTAACATGTACTCATGCATGGGGAAAGTTACAGAGGCGGAAGCCTTGTTGAATGAAATGATACGTTGTGGATTTGAGCCTAATATTTTAGCTCTAACATCACTTGTCCATTTGTACGGAAAAGCCAAACGAGCTGATGATGTTGTGAAGATTTTTAATCAACTCTTGGATTTGGGCATCAGTCCTGATGACCGATTCTGTGATTGTCTTCTATATGTCGCGACCCAGATACCTAGACAAGAAGAACTTGGCAAGATAACTGCTTGCATAGAGAAGGCCAAGCCAAAGCTTGGGTCTGTGGTTAGATATTTGACCGAAGAGCATGAGGGTGATGGAGATTTTAGAAAAGAAGCATTGGAACTTTTCAATTCAATTGATGATGATGTAAAGAAGTCATTGTGCAATTGTCTAATTGATCTTTGTGTTAGTCTGGATGTGCCAGACAAAGCTCGTGACCTTCTGGATTTGGCGTTGAAACTTGAGATATATACAGATATACAATTCAGGTCTCAAACTAGGTGGTGTTTGCATCTAAAGAAACTCTCACTTGGAGCTGCTATGACCGCCTTACGTGTTTGGATAAACGACTTGTCTAAGGCTTTGGAATCAGGCGAGGAGCTTCCACCAGTACTAGGAATTAATACTGGGATTGGGAAACACAATGTTTCAGATAAAGGCTTGGGCAGTGTATTGGAATCATATCTGAAGGAACTCAATGCTCCATTCCATAAGGCTACTGATAAGGCTGGTTGGTTTTTGACTACATACGAAGCTGCCAAGTCATGGCTGCAGTCCAGGGGTTCACCTAAAATAGTTGCTGCTTTGGACTCCAGGGTTTTAGAGGTTCCAACAGTGGCTCTTCCCCAGTGA
- the LOC130723005 gene encoding microtubule-associated protein 70-5-like translates to MVASDELYGGDHELPLVQPDHEVTEAQKDKAIEELRSEVSKLDERLKLSEDHLKQKNLEIKNLTEEKKDALAAQYAAEAALSRVHADQKEDDFFPIESVIAPLEAEVKMYRTEIISLQEDNKALERLTKSKEAALLEAERILRSALERALIVEEVQNENIDLKRQIEICQEENKILEKTHRQKIVEVEKLSQTIHELEELILSRGDNANAIRDYQRQIAELQEEKRTQERELARVKVSANRIATVLTNEWKDENKKVMPVRQWLEERRIMQAEVQRLKEKLAISERTAKAESQLKDKLKLRLRTLEEGLKQFSSCPIKLNTSGSPKAEKSNILGFQTTNGGMRNRSTSHPRASTVGSPLFKKTNIKSNIDSVGGNLKNKYGFSENVLTKGIRASRNRVADGGENENGMLANTGKNLNDCNDEREAAEIKTIVHVDEDSKSNSCNDLGSNDMVSGFLYDRLQKEVINLRMSCEMKDSSLHTKDEEIKMLAKKVDALTKSMEVEWKKMKREAAAKEKEAASTKSDDTRKNRSISSSKRLC, encoded by the exons ATGGTTGCCAGTGATGAACTTTATGGTGGAGATCATGAGCTTCCACTGGTCCAACCAGACCATGAGGTAACTGAAGCTCAGAAGGATAAGGCCATAGAAGAG CTGAGAAGTGAAGTCAGTAAGCTGGATGAGAGACTTAAACTTTCAGAGGATCATCTTAAACAAAAG AATCTAGAAATCAAGAACCTgacagaagaaaagaaagatgcaTTGGCTGCACAATATGCTGCAGAAGCAGCTCTTAGTAGGGTACATGCAGATCAAAAGGAAGATGATTTTTTTCCAATTGAGAGTGTCATTGCTCCTCTAGAGGCTGAGGTTAAGATGTATAGGACTGAG ATTATATCATTACAAGAAGATAACAAAGCTTTAGAAAGACTTACAAAGTCAAAAGAGGCAGCACTGCTTGAAGCAGAAAGGATTTTAAGAAGTGCATTAGAGAGGGCTTTAATAGTTGAGGAAGTTCAGAATGAAAACATAGACTTGAAGAGACAGATAGAGATCTGCCAG GAAGAGAACAAAATTTTAGAGAAAACCCACCGCCAAAAGATCGTGGAGGTTGAAAAACTTAGCCAAACTATCCATGAACTTGAAGAGCTCATCTTATCTAGGGGAGACAATGCTAATGCCATTCGTGATTATCAGCGACAGATTGCTGAATTGCAA GAGGAGAAAAGGACACAGGAGAGAGAGCTAGCAAGGGTAAAGGTTTCAGCCAACAGAATTGCAACTGTTTTGACTAATGAGTGgaaggatgaaaataaaaaggtcATGCCTGTGAGACAATGGCTAGAAGAGAGAAGGATTATGCAG GCAGAGGtgcaaagattgaaagaaaagcTAGCTATATCAGAGAGAACAGCAAAGGCAGAATCACAATTGAAG GATAAACTGAAGCTGAGGCTAAGAACACTGGAAGAAGGCTTAAAGCAATTCTCAAGCTGCCCAATAAAGTTGAATACATCTGGGTCTCCAAAAGCAGAAAAGTCTAACATCCTAGGTTTCCAAACCACCAATGGTGGAATGAGAAATAGATCCACATCACATCCAAGGGCATCTACTGTTGGAAGCCCTTTGTTCAAAAAGACAAATATAAAAAGTAACATAGACAGTGTTGGTGGGAACCTAAAAAACAAATATGGTTTTTCAGAAAATGTTTTAACAAAAGGTATAAGGGCATCAAGAAATAGAGTTGCTGATGGTGGTGAAAATGAAAATGGGATGCTGGCGAACACCGGCAAGAATTTAAATGATTGCAATGATGAAAGAGAAGCTGCAGAAATCAAAACCATTGTACATGTTGATGAAGACTCTAAAAGCAACAGCTGCAATGATTTAGGCAGCAATGATATGGTCTCCGGTTTCCTATATGATAGGCTTCAAAAAGAGGTCATCAATTTGAGGATGTCTTGTGAAATGAAAGACAGTAGTTTGCACACTAAAGATGAAGAAATTAAG ATGCTCGCGAAGAAAGTTGATGCCTTGACAAAGTCTATGGAAGTAGagtggaagaaaatgaagagagaaGCAGCTGCTAAAGAGAAGGAGGCTGCATCAACAAAATCAGATGATACCCGGAAAAATAGAAGCATAAGTTCCTCTAAAAGATTAT GCTGA
- the LOC130724283 gene encoding putative protein FAR1-RELATED SEQUENCE 10 — protein sequence MLSVPSKNIWIRRQQCPCGDWKCYVTHDEVDAEEGSAASELVNAEKALSGAMITPYVGMVFKSDDDAFEYYGNFARKNGFSIRKERSRISPQLGIYKRDFVCYRSGFAPMKKKPNGEHHRDRKSVRCGCDAKMYLSKEVVEGVSQWFVVQFSDVHNHELLEDDQVRLLPAYRKIHEADQERILLLSKAGFPIHRIVKMLELEKGIQGGQLPFLERDVRNFVQNRKKIVQENEVLLSEKRENDTLELLEVCKAVKEADDGFVYDFTVDENDKVENIGWSYGDSINANAMFGDVVYFDTTYRSITYGLVFGVWFGIDSYGRTIFFGCVLLQDETPQSFTWALQAFIRFMRGRCPQTVLSDLDPGLRDAIRNEFPATKQVIPLSKILNKLPSWYSFPLGPRYAEFRSEFDALFHIENTEEFELQWSQMVSVYGLGSDKHTDLLYSVRASWAQCYVRGYFLARMATMSYSKSIDAFLKGVFTEQHTCLRSFFEQVGISANLQHQSHQGTQYVHLRTCIPIEEHAQSILTPFAFNCLQQELLLTMQYATSEMANGSYIIRHFKRMEEEWLVMWLADTEQIHCSCKEFESSGILCRHALRVFVLKNYFQLPDNYYLSRWRRECALLVDDDHNNQSTGGEWFQEYHSLAETLFSESSITRERSHYVRKELTKELTRILDEVRNLPETDVTSMNMTVSPTG from the exons ATGTTGTCTGTTCCTTCAAAAAACATTTGGATTCGGAGGCAACAATGCCCTTGTGGAGATTGGAAGTGTTATGTTACACATGATGAAGTTGATGCTGAAGAGGGTTCTGCAGCATCAGAATTGGTGAATGCAGAGAAAGCTTTATCTGGAGCTATGATTACCCCTTATGTTGGAATGGTGTTTAAGAGTGATGATGATGCTTTTGAGTATTATGGCAATTTTGCTAGGAAGAATGGATTTTCTATTAGGAAAGAAAGGTCTAGGATTAGCCCTCAGTTGGGCATTTACAAACGCGACTTTGTTTGTTACCGGTCCGGTTTTGCTCCGATGAAGAAGAAGCCCAATGGAGAGCATCATAGGGATAGAAAATCGGTGAGGTGTGGATGTGATGCGAAAATGTATTTGTCGAAGGAGGTTGTGGAAGGGGTTTCACAATGGTTTGTTGTGCAGTTTAGTGATGTACACAATCATGAACTTTTGGAAGATGATCAAGTTCGCCTTCTGCCTGCGTATCGTAAGATTCACGAGGCGGATCAAGAGCGTATACTCTTGCTTTCGAAAGCCGGGTTTCCGATACATAGAATTGTGAAAATGCTTGAGCTGGAAAAGGGGATTCAAGGTGGGCAACTTCCTTTCTTGGAAAGGGATGTGAGGAACTTTGTTCAGAACCGTAAGAAGATTGTTCAAGAGAATGAGGTGTTGCTCAGTGAGAAAAGAGAAAACGATACACTGGAACTTCTTGAGGTTTGCAAAGCCGTGAAAGAAGCGGATGATGGCTTTGTTTACGATTTTACAGTGGATGAGAATGACAAGGTTGAAAATATAGGTTGGTCATATGGTGACTCTATTAATGCAAATGCTATGTTTGGTGATGTAGTTTACTTTGACACTACTTATCGATCAATCACTTATGGATTGGTTTTTGGAGTATGGTTTGGTATCGATAGCTATGGTAGAACCATTTTTTTCGGTTGTGTCTTATTGCAGGATGAAACACCCCAATCCTTCACATGGGCATTACAG GCTTTTATCCGGTTCATGAGAGGAAGATGTCCACAAACAGTTCTATCTGATCTAGACCCTGGGCTTAGAGATGCCATTAGAAACGAATTTCCAGCTACTAAACAAGTAATTCCTCTGTCGAAGATTCTAAACAAGTTGCCAAGCTGGTATTCTTTTCCTCTTGGGCCTCGCTATGCAGAATTTAGATCAGAGTTTGATGCCTTATTTCACATTGAGAATACAGAAGAATTCGAACTTCAATGGAGTCAAATGGTTTCTGTGTATGGACTTGGCTCAGATAAACACACTGACTTACTGTATTCTGTTCGAGCATCCTGGGCGCAATGCTATGTAAGAGGCTATTTTTTGGCCCGAATGGCAACAATGTCTTACTCCAAATCTATAGATGCTTTTCTGAAAGGGGTCTTCACTGAACAACATACATGTTTGCGTAGCTTTTTTGAGCAG GTTGGTATTTCTGCAAATTTGCAACATCAATCACATCAGGGGACTCAATATGTGCATCTCAGAACTTGCATACCCATCGAAGAGCATGCTCAGAGTATTCTCACGCCTTTTGCCTTCAATTGTTTGCAGCAAGAATTATTGCTGACAATGCAATATGCTACATCTGAAATGGCCAATGGATCATATATTATAAGACACTTCAAAAGGATGGAAGAAGAATGGCTCGTAATGTGGTTGGCTGATACTGAACAGATACACTGTTCTTGCAAAGAATTTGAGTCCTCAGGAATATTATGCAGACATGCTCTTCGTGTATTTGTGTTGAAGAATTACTTTCAGTTGCCTGACAACTACTATTTAAGTCGATGGAGACGGGAATGCGCTTTACTTGTTGATGATGATCATAATAATCAAAGTACTGGTGGGGAATGGTTTCAAGAATACCATTCCCTAGCTGAAACTTTATTTTCAGAATCATCAATTACTAGGGAGCGATCTCACTATGTTCGCAAAGAATTGACAAAAGAATTAACTAGGATTCTTGATGAAGTTAGAAATTTACCCGAGACTGATGTGACCAGCATGAACATGACTGTTTCGCCAACCGGCTAG
- the LOC130725915 gene encoding uncharacterized protein LOC130725915, which yields MDQREDQMQTRFNKKQFLKRTLQFVFSVSVFSIFVWYSSGFSIHPQSFNAYISTCLFSMITHTLERKYMFLICNGILAFIAKTSLMSASPAPMSDSDHFEFQTSNDMAVVPLGSFESPENVPFMVEEQVELQEENYEEVPEAEEQEECTLHAKNEACIAEEEENFKGIDEEGEGRGTESEDEVEQDNEPAETNNELMTTYEELASTEELNRKFEEFIRKMKEEMRIEAQRPLIAV from the coding sequence ATGGATCAAAGGGAGGACCAGATGCAGACGAGATTCAACAAGAAACAATTCTTGAAGAGAACTCTGCAGTTTGTTTTTTCTGTTTCTGTGTTTTCTATCTTTGTTTGGTACTCCTCTGGCTTTTCCATACACCCTCAATCCTTCAATGCTTACATCTCTACCTGCCTTTTCTCCATGATCACTCACACCCTTGAAAGGAAATACATGTTTCTCATTTGTAATGGAATTCTTGCCTTCATAGCCAAGACTTCTCTCATGTCCGCTTCACCAGCACCCATGTCAGATTCTGATCACTTTGAGTTTCAAACTTCCAATGACATGGCAGTTGTTCCTTTAGGAAGCTTTGAATCCCCTGAAAATGTTCCTTTTATGGTTGAAGAGCAAGTTGAATTGCAAGAGGAAAACTATGAAGAAgttccagaagctgaagaacaagaagaatgCACCTTGCATGCGAAAAATGAGGCTTGCATAGCAGAAGAGGAGGAGAACTTCAAAGGGATtgatgaagaaggtgaagggAGAGGAACAGAAAGTGAGGATGAAGTGGAACAAGATAATGAACCAGCAGAAACTAACAATGAGTTAATGACAACATATGAAGAATTAGCAAGTACAGAAGAACTGAACAGAAAGTTTGAAGAATTTATTAGGAAGATGAAAGAGGAGATGAGGATTGAAGCTCAAAGACCTCTTATTGCAGTGTAG
- the LOC130725687 gene encoding uncharacterized mitochondrial protein AtMg00810-like, producing the protein MMKEFDMSDLGKMRYFLGIEVVQFDGGIFISQTKYVTEVLRRFGIENSNFVENPMVPGFKISKDENGVEMDGSFFKQLIGSLMYLTATRPDIMYAVSLLSRYMSRPTEVHYSAAKRILRYLQGTTKFGILYKREGNLELIGFTDSDYAGSVEDKRSTSGNVFMLSGAAVA; encoded by the coding sequence ATGATGAAGGAATTTGATATGTCAGACCTGGGTAAGATGAGGTATTTTCTTGGTATTGAGGTAGTTCAGTTTGATGGTGGTATATTCATCAGTCAAACAAAGTATGTGACAGAAGTGTTGAGAAGGTTTGGAATAGAGAATAGCAACTTCGTGGAAAATCCAATGGTTCCAGGATTTAAAATCTCCAAAGATGAAAATGGTGTTGAGATGGATGGCTCATTTTTCAAGCAGCTGATTGGAAGCTTGATGTACTTGACTGCTACGAGGCCGGACATAATGTATGCAGTTAGCTTATTGAGCAGATATATGTCAAGACCTACAGAAGTTCATTATTCAGCGGCGAAGAGAATTCTACGCTACTTGCAAGGTACAACAAAGTTTGGTATTCTTTACAAAAGGGAAGGAAATTTGGAATTGATTGGCTTTACTGATAGTGATTATGCTGGATCAGTGGAGGATAAAAGAAGTACTTCAGGTAATGTTTTTATGCTAAGTGGAGCTGCGGTAGCTTAG
- the LOC130724216 gene encoding protein argonaute 4A-like: protein MARRGFGTKGQKIRLLGNHFSVVVNKKDGYFYHYSVAMSFEDGHPLEVKGLGRKVIDKLCETYDVLPRNKSFAYDGEKSLFTVGPLEHTKQEFVVVLEEVLSKSPGSSNDGGDNKRMRLQSRSKTIKVELNYAAKVPLRAITDAVRGQDSERSQEALRVLDIVLRQCAAKQECLLVRQSFFRDIPRNFTDLAGGIQSCRGFHTSFRATHGGLSINVDVSTTVLVKPGPVLDFLCQNQNVQHPNSIDWIKAKRMLKNLRVKANNVEYKITGLSEKPCRSQTFLLRRGKNANGEEQSSEMTIYEYFKAHKNIELHYSADMPCINVGKPKRPCYFPVELCTMVSLQRYTKALTNLQRAQLVEKSRQKPQERKAALQDSLRASRYGNEPMLHSCGITIEPNLIEVEARVLQAPRLIVGDGVDILPRNGRWNFNDKKLVEPEMLKNWAIVNFSARCDMERLLNIIRICSERKGMRLNRPLGIIEEDNHCRRESAAVRVDNMYENLKSKLSERPQLLLCLLPERKNSELYGPWKKRSLAKEGIATQCIAPTKLNDQYITNVLLKINAKLGGMNSFLSIEDADSIPLVSDIPTLILGMDVSHGSPGRSDVPSIAAVVSSRCWPKISRYRAAVRTQSPRAEMISSLYKPVSDTQDDGIIRELLLDFYATSQHRKPEHIIIFRDGVGESQFNQVLNFELDEIIKACKHLDGNDERWNPKFTVIVAQKRHHTRFFHANNAQENVPAGTVIDNSVCHPRNNDFYMFAHSGMIGTSRPTYYHVLHDEIGFSADALQELVLSLSYVYQRSTTGISVVAPICYAHLAAAQMAQFVKLDDLSETSSSTSSTTIPQIPRLHKRVANSMFFC, encoded by the exons ATGGCTAGGAGAGGATTTGGAACCAAGGGACAGAAAATAAGACTTCTAGGTAACCATTTCAGTGTTGTCGTGAACAAGAAAGACGGCTACTTCTATCATTATAGT GTTGCCATGTCTTTTGAGGATGGTCACCCACTTGAAGTGAAGGGTCTTGGGAGAAAGGTCATTGATAAGCTTTGTGAAACATATGATGTCTTACCACGTAACAAGAGTTTCGCGTATGATGGTGAGAAAAGCTTGTTCACTGTTGGTCCTCTGGAACATACCAAGCAGgaatttgttgttgtgctgGAGGAAGTTTTGTCAAAGAG TCCTGGCAGCTCTAATGATGGAGGAGACAACAAGAGGATGAGGCTCCAATCTCGGTCCAAAACTATTAAGGTGGAGCTAAATTATGCAGCGAAAGTCCCACTGCGAGCAATAACAGATGCAGTACGTGGTCAGGATTCTGAGCGCTCCCAGGAAGCATTGAGGGTCCTGGACATTGTACTGAGGCAGTGTGCAGCAAAACA GGAATGTCTCCTTGTACGACAATCCTTCTTCCGTGACATTCCAAGGAATTTTACTGACCTTGCAGGTGGTATTCAAAGTTGCCGTGGTTTCCACACAAGCTTTCGAGCCACTCATGGGGGTTTATCCATCAATGTTG ATGTCTCAACTACAGTGCTTGTAAAGCCCGGGCCTGTTTTGGACTTCCTTTGCCAGAATCAAAATGTTCAACATCCAAACTCAATTGATTGGATCAAG GCTAAAAGAATGCTGAAAAATCTAAGAGTCAAGGCCAATAATGTCGAGTACAAAATCACCGGGCTGAGTGAAAAGCCCTGCAGGTCACAGAC ATTTTTATTAAGACGTGGAAAGAATGCGAATGGTGAAGAGCAGTCAAGTGAAATGACAATTTATGAATACTTCAAAGCCCATAAAAATATTGAACTGCATTATTCTGCTGATATGCCATGCATCAATGTTGGCAAACCAAAGCGTCCTTGTTACTTCCCTGTGGAGCTATGTACAATGGTCTCACTGCAGCGGTACACCAAGGCGCTTACAAATTTACAAAGGGCCCAACTAGTGGAGAAGTCAAGGCAAAAACCCCAAGAAAGGAAAGCAGCTTTACAAGAT TCCTTAAGAGCCAGCAGATATGGTAATGAGCCTATGCTTCACTCTTGTGGGATTACCATTGAACCGAATTTGATTGAAGTTGAAGCACGTGTTCTGCAAGCTCCAAGG CTTATAGTTGGGGATGGAGTGGACATTCTTCCCAGGAATGGGCGCTGGAATTTCAACGACAAG AAACTAGTTGAGCCTGAGATGCTTAAGAATTGGGCCATTGTAAACTTCTCAGCTCGGTGTGATATGGAACGCCTGTTAAATATTATCAGGATTTGTTCTGAAAGGAAAGGGATG CGCTTGAACCGTCCTTTGGGGATAATTGAAGAGGATAATCATTGTAGACGTGAGTCAGCAGCTGTCAGGGTTGACAATATGTATGAAAATCTAAAGTCCAAACTGTCTGAGCGCCCTCAGCTTCTGTTATGTCTCCTTCCAGAGAGAAAGAATTCCGAGCTTTACG GACcttggaaaaagagaagtctTGCTAAGGAAGGGATTGCAACCCAGTGCATTGCACCCACGAAACTCAATGATCAGTACATTACTAATGTGCTTTTGAAGATTAATGCAAAGCTAGGTGGCATGAACTCCTTTCTATCAATTGAGGATGCAGATTCCATACCCCTAGTTTCTGATATTCCTACCTTGATTCTTGGGATGGATGTTTCACATGGATCTCCTGGTCGTTCTGATGTGCCATCTATTGCAGCG GTTGTAAGCTCAAGATGTTGGCCTAAAATTTCTCGTTATAGAGCTGCAGTTCGTACTCAGTCGCCCAGAGCTGAGATGATTTCATCTTTGTACAAGCCTGTTTCTGATACTCAGGATGATGGTATCATCAG GGAGCTGCTATTGGACTTCTACGCTACTTCTCAACATAGGAAGCCTGAGCACATTATAATTTTCAG GGACGGAGTGGGTGAGTCCCAGTTCAACCAGGTCCTGAACTTTGAGTTGGATGAAATTATTAAG GCATGTAAGCATCTTGACGGCAATGACGAGCGTTGGAATCCCAAATTCACTGTGATCGTTGCACAGAAGAGACATCATACTAGGTTCTTCCATGCAAACAATGCTCAAGAAAATGTTCCAGCTG GAACTGTTATTGACAACAGTGTATGTCATCCTAGAAACAATGACTTCTACATGTTTGCTCATTCTGGGATGATT GGGACAAGTCGACCTACCTATTACCATGTTTTACATGATGAAATCGGGTTCTCAGCAGATGCTTTGCAAGAACTAGTGCTCTCTCTATCTTATGT GTATCAGAGGAGCACGACTGGCATATCAGtag TTGCCCCCATTTGCTATGCTCATTTGGCAGCTGCCCAAATGGCACAGTTCGTCAAGCTTGATGATCTGTCTGAGACTTCTTCCAGCACATCTTCAACTACGATTCCTCAAATACCCCGGCTTCATAAAAGGGTTGCAAATTCCATGTTCTTTTGCtaa